A genomic region of Scyliorhinus canicula chromosome 4, sScyCan1.1, whole genome shotgun sequence contains the following coding sequences:
- the LOC119964138 gene encoding lymphocyte expansion molecule-like produces MEVKHFLGAPFGTQKSRFDVYGVHPDRKKLGSYTEVSYDKRATGERESRLAPGYYNVDGGDFSTKEVSRRSAGPGWAREQEMEKFAQTPQLFYKEQKLKKLFLETSLGPGKYEVADFLDLMKKRNPRSRGICDSKEQRFTRKKDVDSPGPGTYGKGGIPTALLEEKAKKSFGSQGLMDSKSAKSRSPNTVGCDLAPSTYDLGNSIDKLMTRVVSKRGPYDLFTGERSDRIKTGHLATDPLNLYPGMYKFQSFTDDLLSSAKKRHGKFSMIEQYPFPPVDRIFYSGLNMIRPPVGKTAFYDVRDLSRPENRKPPPFLSSTSRGGRIPVKMLTFNHNNVAVGRYDPTKYDPKATNGHNSSFKSKTQRYLSNMERDKYMQERLGFGKLRSGEADTN; encoded by the exons GTTTGATGTATATGGCGTTCACCCAGACAGAAAGAAGCTTGGCTCTTACACAGAAGTGTCTTATGATAAGAGGGCCACTGGGGAACGG GAAAGCAGGTTGGCACCAGGATACTACAATGTGGACGGAGGGGACTTCAGTACAAAGGAGGTTTCCCGTAGATCAGCAGGGCCAGGTTGGGCAAGAGAgcaagaaatggaaaagtttgCTCAGACACCACAATTGTTTTATAAAGAACAAAAGCTAAAAAAGTTGTTCTTG GAAACAAGTCTTGGCCCGGGTAAATATGAGGTCGCAGATTTTCTTGACTTAATGAAGAAGAGGAATCCTCGAAGCAGAGGCATTTGTGACTCGAAGGAGCAACGATTTACGAGAAAAAAAGAT GTTGATAGCCCAGGTCCTGGAACATATGGAAAGGGCGGGATTCCAACTGCACTGCTGGAGGAGAAAGCTAAGAAGTCTTTTGGGTCACAAGGGCTGATGGATTCAAAAAGTGCAAAGAGCCGATCTCCTAACACAGTG GGTTGTGACTTGGCACCAAGTACCTACGACCTCGGAAATAGCATAGATAAATTAATGACGCGAGTGGTCAGTAAACGTGGCCCCTACGACCTCTTTACAGGAGAACGGAGTGATCGGATCAAAACTGGGCATCTTGCAACG GACCCACTGAACCTCTATCCTGGAATGTACAAATTTCAGTCATTCACTGATGATCTTTTAAGTTCAGCAAAGAAAAGACATGGAAAGTTCAGCATGATCGAGCAGTACCCATTTCCCCCAGTGGACAGAATATTCTACAGCGGGCTGAATATGATTCGACCGCCAGTA GGCAAGACTGCCTTTTACGATGTGAGAGACCTTTCCAGACCAGAAAATCGAAAGCCACCTCCATTTTTGTCGTCCACAAGCCGGGGTGGCCGTATACCTGTGAAAATGCTCACTTTTAACCAT AACAATGTTGCCGTAGGTCGTTATGACCCCACTAAATATGATCCAAAAGCAACAAACGGCCACAACTCGTCATTTAAGTCCAAGACACAACGTTACCTCAGCAATATGGAAAGGGACAAGTACATGCA